The Drosophila suzukii chromosome X, CBGP_Dsuzu_IsoJpt1.0, whole genome shotgun sequence DNA window gaAACCTCAACAACCAAAGGGCATAACAATTTTGGGACCCGAGTTTTCAGGATTTGGTTGGGCTTTCGACCCAAAAAAGGATGACTTTGCCGCAGGCCAAAAACAAGCCAAATCCAGTTACCCAAAAAGCACCATGTAAAACAATATGCCGCCGAGGTACCAAAGTTATGCGATAAGCAAATGAAAAAGGGGCACGCCCCCGAGTCTCGTTTGTTTAGCCCTTGTGATGAGGTGCGAAAAATCGCAAGAATTGGATTTCGTTCTTGAATTATGGCCAATCTGGCCAAGGGCGCATTACTTTTTTTTCCGCTGGGCGACTGGCAATTGAATCGCACTAATTTGGTCGGTTTTTGTTGGGAAGGGGGGGAATGGGGAACTCAAAAAGGCTCAAAGGGGATAATCCGACGTTAGTGGGCGAACCCCAATGAGAAACCAGTTTATATAGTCGGGGGTGTTAATGTGCCACGTCACTTTTCCATCATTTCTCTCAAAGGCTCCGCAGTGTTGGGTAATTTCACAATTTTCAAATTACACACCGCAAAATctcatttagctgagtaaagCCAGTTGACTGGACTAAACTCTGGGACCAGACTGCGCTGCACAGCCAACGCACACACAAATTACTAAATGAGTTGCCCAGGGGGAAGTGGCGAGTAGGGAGTGGAAAGAAGGGGTTTTGGAAGGGGTTTTGGAAGGGGTTTGGAAAGGGTGAAGTTGGTGGTGCTGCTTCATTGTAATGTGCTCGCCTCACGCTCGCTTGGCCCCGTTCAACGGGCGTGAAAACAACGCACTTGCAGCTGGAAACCTAGGACCTCTCCTAGCTCCAAACAGGTATTATCACACATGAAAACGAGGGGGTGGACGTATGGCCAAGGACATAAGCGTGACTAAATCCCAAACGCAGTGACTTCCGCCTCCTTGGAGGGCTTGATTTggaaggggggggggggggggggggggtggcAAGGAGCAGCGTGGCCGCATCCTGTTTGGAGCCTTTAAATGCCTGTTGGTGTCGCAACAATCAGTGAACTCAAACACAATCGCTTAACCAACGAAGTGCTCCATATATTCGATTAGGGATGTTAAGTGATAATCAAGcaagcaaaaacaattatCGATTTTTGCTAATTATCGAAAATATCGCTTTTATCGAAATCATCACTAGTCTTTCTAAGTTAATGGTTAAAAGAAAGCATAagaattgtatttaaaaaaaaagagttcaatttttaaatatagaaattcTAAAGAAATATtgttgtatttaaatttatactCAATGTTAGATAAATTATCGATTCTATCGAAATTAACAATCGAGTATCGATAAAttaaatgtatattaaaaatatccTAAAATAACGGACTGtaatgtaaaatatatttggATATTATCCATACCGCTAGGTCTGCTATATTATTAGCTTTTGTCATCGCTAATCAGACGCAACTGGAGCACACATATATACCGGATCCTATGTATAGCCCGACAGGCGGGGAGGGCCATGATTTGAGCCCGAAGCTGACACCACATCAAACACAAAGGACGCGATTGAGGTCGCCCGTCTTAGTCAACGTATCCTTGTTGATATGACCGCAAGCTCAAGGCTCTCAAATGCCAGCATCACACCTCAGAGGGTATTCCTGCCCACTGGAAACTGTACGTCGGACATCGGACATCGGACACTGGACACTCTGCCTTCGAATTGCATTTCAATTAGCCCGTTTAGCTGCTGGCCAGGAGGCAGGGTGACGAGGAGGCAAATGGGAGGCCCAATGCAGTTGACACACAAGTCGCCCGGGATCCGGGGATTGCGTATACGCCGCACGTCGATCAGCTTGAAGGAGTGAACTTTACGGACCGGACCGCATCAGGCCATCAGGCAATCGTTTGTGGGCTTAACTCCCCGGCCAGTGGAGCTGGGAAACTAATTGGGGATTACTTGGGGGAATTATTCTCTACAGGAAACTGAGTCTCTCCGTGCTGTGCTGTTTAAGCCAGAAATTATTTACCTAGGCGAACGGAAACTAGAAAGAGGCTTATGGATGATATACTTTCTGGTCTTATTCTGGCTTATCAAGCAGTTAACATGAACAATAATAGTTATCTTTGaagtgtaaaaaaaatatgtactTCTAAAATTGTGTTACTTATTAATGGAGGATGCTTTTTAAATGTGTTATCTTAATTTCTAGCTTTCGTTTAGGGACTCAACTTCGACATTTAAGCATTGATTAAGGACCGAACTTGAAATGTTTTTGATAAATATAACCTGGCTTAAGTAATTAGAATGTAAGTTCTGGACCATAATTATTTAGAGGGCATTTAATAATTTTCTTAGctattttcatttatttaaacacTATTGCGatccatttttaatttcttgtattaatttgtttgcttttccGGCTCGGCAGTTACCTTTTTGACAGCCTGAGGGTTTTTGGATGGGGATGGGGCTTCTTGATTCCGATCGTGACTGGGACTGTGACTGGTTCCGCTGGAGATCCTGTCCTGCACTCGATGGTGTTCCGCGGTGGCGGTGATAGAGGAGCTGGGCTCATGGTGCACCGGCTGCTGGTGAGGATGGTCGTCGGGGTCCAGGCGACTTGGGACTATTGAGTACCGGTAGTTCTTCACCCGCAGGTAGCCGTAGATAAGGGCATCGTGGAGGCTCACAGTTATCTGGCGCTTCAGCTCCTCATCGCTGCGATCCAATCGATCGGCGACCGCCTCGATGATCTCGGGCTCAGTCAGCGGATGATCCGCATCCGCGATCACCTGCAGGATGTTGCTGAACAGGTTCGGGATGAGCTTGCGCCTTGGTGCCCGGTTGTAGCTGCTGTGCAACATCCTGGAACTGGGATTGGAGTCCTGATCCCTGGATTTCGTTGAGGGACAGAGTCCTGATTCCGAACTGAGATTTAAAAACGATATATAGGCCGTGTCAATGTGACACACAAGGCTATGGTTCCTAGTTTATTAAAATCTTTTTCTTAAAGCCATATTATAAGGTGGTTATAAACATTTTCTGCTCTGCCATAAAGTTTCCTAGAGCCTGCTCTTCGGCTGTTAATTAAAGAGTCACTCCTGGGTAAACCAAACTTTGTTTTGCTGCCAGTCCCAAAAGTTCACCTTTTTGCGGTTTCCATTTCAATTCGATTGTCTTTCTCTGCCTTTTCTTCACTTAGACTTAATTTAGAAGTTTACTTAAAAGTTGAACAACATTgaaatatgcaaatatttactaaataaaaaaaataataatatttttaaggtaAAGTAGAAAAAAGTGCTTTCGAaactggcgcccgaacagggaccaAATAGTTCCTCAATGCCCCTTAACATCTCCTACATTTTCTTGACTTCAGTTTTCAGCCAACTTTTATAATTACCATAGACTTGAAAGTGTTTCCTTGAATCGTGATAAATATAGACAGCAAGTATCGTTAAGTCGCAACCACCGACTTTGGGGCTTTTCGCTTGTCTTCGTCGAGACAGTCAGTTAGTCAGAGGTTGGAGGCCAAGATGATTCCTGGCAGggggcagacaggcaggcagtcTGAATATCGATTTACAGTTAAAGTTGCTACTGCTACAGCTGCGGATGCGAGTGCGGATGTGGATGCGGATGTTTCAGCAAGTGAGTATGGGTAATCAAGTACAAATgcggggggggggggggggtgaATTCCAAGTAGAGCCGATGACGCCATAGACACAAAAGAAGGAACTGCGACAGGCGCTTCAAATTTGCATGGCATCCGAGGAAAAGGAAGGGACATCCGCATCATTGTTAGTGtaatttgttgttattgttgttgtgtCTGGCACGTGTCGCAAGGAATTTTAGATAGGAAGAACGCTTTTTTTTAGTGGTATGGAATGGACGGATGGCTGGATGTAGATGCCCAAACAGGGCATAACACAATAACCGCAACTCGATTGAAATCTTCACGATGGCAAAATCACATCTATCTGGACGCGAGGGGTGGCTAATGAGTTTGGCATGCGCAAATTCTCCTTTTAGCTGGCGCCATGTATCTCAAAGTGCGTTGCATTCCTAATTACACCACCGAGTGCGGTGAAAGCTGTCAGCAGCAGGTACGAGGTACACTGCGAGAAATATCACAGAAATAGTTTTATATCTCAGAAAATTAATAAACATTATATTGGGACTAATAagggtttataaaaatgttaaatgcaTTAGAATCATCAAAGTGCACTGTTTCAAATGTATCCAAGAATCTTTGGAATCTAGTTagatgatatatatatatgtattccTTATGATATATCTTAGATATATCCCTCAGTACATTTGCTCATGGCTGCCATATACGTAAACCCAATCACCATCTCCACATACCCCTTAGCAGCTGTCAAGCTTGATTAGCAACTTTGAGCAGTTGAAACGAAGCTAACTTTTGTTTCACATCCATTTCGGTTTCATATTATTCCCCCTTAAACTCCAACTCGAAGGCTGGAGCTGAAGTCAAAGCTGGAGCTGCAGCTGAGTGTTAATTATGACTGACAGCGTTGGCAAGCTCTACACATTTCAGCACTTGGACACCACCCAGCCAACGAGGAAACGGGCCACCGACCCACtgaaccacccaaccacccacgTCCAGTGGCTGCAAGTTTGACTAATCCGGCGCCAGTGATTAGGCCAGGCTCCAAATGCGACTAGTAACAATTAAAGCCAGCCAGTTGCGGCTGGGAAAGTTTATCCCCCTAAAAATCTCATCATCTGTACACGGAAAAAAGAGTACATATAAAGAAAGTGGCTAATATTTACTAAATCATACTCAAATATAGAAGCTAAGTTTGCTCTTAAGTGATATGTTTATGTACTACATATAATGCAGTATCAAGTTATTGatctattattttaatatttaaacattaaaaaaatattatataatacTTAATAGCTTAGTAAGGACAAATTTAAAGGTATAAAGGAATAGcttaatatattattacaatATTACAAAATTTGTCTCAGTGATATTTCTAGTTTTAAATTCTTAATTTATTACgttattattaaaacattttttaaagttttttaaagttaagtataaggtttaaaaatattgagaACTTAGTTTTtgctataaaaaatgttacctAAAAAGTTTTCCCTTTGAAATAAGTATAAAATTAACAAGAAAAGACACAATATTTTCCTTTACTTGAAAAGTTAACCTATTTTGTTAGACTAACCtattttttcccagtgcattTCCCTCTCATGCAATTAACTGAAACTTTTATGCTCCATTTGGGGAGGGGAGTGATGCAAGAATTATGACTCGAAATCAGGCGAGCAGCGCACACAtggaaaataatttattttacgATTAGCGGACAACGATATAGCCACCGCCCCGCCCCTTTTTCCGCTGGCCAACGATGCGTATAAGTGACTGGGTGTCGTACACCCGCTGGTCGGTGAATAAGTGCTATATGCCCTATGGCTATATGGTAACTGGACATTGTCCATGGGAATAGCGGCGTCGCTGGCGTCAGCAATTCCATTCAACGCCGTCAACAGCGGAAGTTTTCCCATTCAAAAGCGTTTGGCAATAAACTGTACAGTGAGTTATCGATGTGAGGGAGGCGGTTAGAGATAACTCTGCGCTATGATAATGTCAAAGTTTTCGTTGATAAATGGGGTATTTCACCCCTGTGCATATTAGTTTTACCTAGATGGTATCGATTTATTTTCAAAGTTTAAGATCCATAATTTATTTTAGCAATAATACCTAAAAACGAATCATTCGTGGAAACTTTCGGCTATTTAAGTTAGTCGGATTAAATCCTCATACCAAATTGAATTTCCATATAAGATAGTCTTTGCTACTTTTTTAAAGACGATTAGTTCTTTATTATGAGCATAAACATTTTCACATTATTTTCTCGACGAAGCTATAAAAAAAACCATGACATAAGTAGGAAAATATTTGCCAGTTAAGGCGAATTGTAAACATGACGCATATTTCCGCCATGTGCCAAGTTTTCGCCGGTGAAAACGATCCCCAAGTTGGCTCCCAAAGTTTTGCCCCAATTGCCCGTCTTCAGCAAGTAGTTAAGTTAATTTCCAGTGTGCTGGGATTATGGCGCGGGTGAGGTGAAAGTGCGAGTAAAAACGAAAGTGAAAGTGAGCCAAGGACAGAGGCGCactcaaataataataataatcacaATCTTCGAGGGGCATCTTAATGGGAACGCTAAGCGGAAAagtttttatgatttttattagttttgtCTCGCGATGGGATGCCAAACAAATGGCCAGTGCCCCCTCGTAATATATATTGGCATCCGGGGATTGGATCGGATTGGATTGGACTGGATTGAGTGGGGGTCCTGGCGTTTTTTCCCGGTTGAGATTTATCAATGCCACACGCGATGGACAAGTTGCTGGATTTCTGGCTGCATGTCGATATGGATATATGGATGGACGGAAATGGTCAGCTGTCGAGAGAGGGGGAGGGTGCCGAGTTCGAGTCCCGGTCCACCCTCGAGGCGTTGCTAATCTAATTTGCCGTTATTGGCGGGCCAGATTAGCACTCACGCACTCAGGGCGGGCACACATGTGTGTGTAATGCGTATCGCGTGTGCGGAGATTCCATTCCGAATTGCCTATAATTTGGCGAAAaatgcactgagaaaaattagtggaatttttaattttttttttaaagtttctttgataaAGGCAGTAATTTTTATAATAGCAGAAAATTGAGCTGGCATTCAATTCCGAATATAAGAGTTTTTTCACTGTTTAAAACtatctattttattttctgaATAGacagttgggaattataagCCCATTTAATATACAGATTATTATACAGATATAATCTTAAGAAATTACATTCATAGAAAGCTATGATGTGTTatttaacatttaaatattaagatcTCAAAAGAAAGCTCTTTCTGAAAAAATGGTTGGGAATTATAAGCATTAAGTGCACAGTAAATTATAATTACATAAAACTCTTAAAAGCAATATTTCTAGCTACATTGCAAGAAAACATACATCTATTTTAAGCTTATATAAGCTtttatatatgaaaatgatGGTTTTAATAATAGTTTTTTCTCCCAGTGTTATAGAAACAATGGAAGGCAGAAGGACATATTACCATCTCTGGGCTGAGGACTCGAAAATCGGAAAACTGAGGACCCAGGACTCAGCCACTGCCTggcacacactcacacacattAGGCGAAGCTGTGCAAGTGCAAAACATAATGAAAATGATGTCAGTTTGATAAGATTTCGCCGTGGGGCGTGTGGTTCTTGGGTGGTTCGGTGGTTGGGTGGTGCGATTTTCGTGTATCGCTGCCAttgccattgttgttgtgCCAGTGCTCGCATGTTATGAGAAAAGTTTCGACGCTTAAAGATGTTTCGATGGGAAACTTGGGCACCGCATGCTTTCAGCAAACTCAACCAAAATGTGCTGTTTGCATGCACATCGAATGTATCACATTTGTTTTACGGGGGAAACAAATGCCATTGAAGTAGTTTGTATGCCAGTTGGTAATAGGAAAATTGGACAATAAACAAATTTCCCCATTCGTGTGAAACAGTTTATCAGGGTTTCTCCTAAAGTGCATATTAGAAGTAATCAGGAGATCAGAAATATTATAGAGGGTTACAATCTTAGCCCCTATACCAAACCCAAACACCTAGAGCGCTTGATCAAAATGCTGGAATTGCAATAAAAACAGACAGCTTGGTAAGTGCATTCAAGCTAAGCTGCATAAATTACTCGACTCAACTCGACTCGACTGTTTTTGCTTAGCCAACGGCAACTATCTATGCCCAGCTATGGCAGTTTATTTTGGTAATATCTGTCTGGGCAGGCCAACACCCCGAAAACACAGTGGCTAATAGCTTTGCCGGGGTGCCCACACCTCCGATCCTTGGACCAAGTCCTGCAGCAAACACTCAAAACACGTCCAATCAGCCGGACCCttagttgctgctgctgctgctgctgcaccatgttgcatgttgctgctgtgcaaTTTCggcattgttgttgctgtcaaAAGGACACATTGTCGGGCTGGCAGCTCAGCTGACAACGCCTATCAAATTAAGCAAAACAAAATTGCATTAGGGCGCCAAAGTTGCAAGCAGTGCACAAAAGCAAAGCAAAGCACCCAACCAACCATATCGCCCATCGATTCTGAAAacggggggcgtggcatgtCAGCGCCACCAAAATTATTCATTGCACAGTGCGGTCCAGACAATTTATGCTAATCAACATCAATCGATTTGCATGTCCTGCCCATCCAGGCCGTCCCATTTTGTCCTCTTCTCTGCTGGTTAAACGACTAACCCTAGCCTAACCCCCACTCTAACCCCTCCACACCCATTGTCCTGTTTATTGGGCGGTTCCGATGCCTGCGGTTCAATGGCTCccaaccaccaccacagtgGCTCCTCGACATATCGCCCATCGCCCATCGGCAGCCAAAGTGGACAATCACTGCATGTGGCTGATTGCATACTGGGTCTAACAATGGGCGTGGTCGGCCTACACAGTTGccatatgtgtatatatagcTGCTGGATGGGGATGGTGATGGGGTTTAGTAGATGATGTTGCCTGCGACAGCAATAATTTCATAATGTTTATAAAAAGGGAATAAACAGAATCCCAGACGGGAAGAGAGTGGGCGAAAGTGGCCAACAGATGAGCTCCAAAGGGGGAGAAAGTGTGAGTGCGAAAAACTGGTGGTTAGATTCGATTCGATTCACTTCACTCGGTTAATTCTATTGTCTAGTTTTTGTTAAAGATCCGTTTTTATAAAAGAGTTATTGAGTTCAAATTAATCAACAGTTATTTAAAGTATGGGTTAGacataaaaagtttaataacTAGGTTTATATTGAAAATGTATACTATAACTCAGGTGACTTAATCACCAAAACATGCcagaaataatatttatgaaggatacaattttttaaccggttaactatttatataaagttATTGAGCCTAggcctaaaatattttttgtatgcCATATATTTCCAATTCTCTTAAcagtatttattttattattatattgtacACAATTTTAAACGTTCTTTAGATTAAACCAAAATAGTTTGATCCATAGGCTCATAGCTGTTTAAGCTACCTCCTACCTATGTGCTTGCACTCTTCTCATATAGTTACCCTTCATATTCATGGTAACTATAACCAAAGTGTTCGTTCATCTCGCTTATCAAGCGGCCGAATCATTCTGGACTGACCGCGCCCATCCGCCCATTTTAAATGGCATGTTGCGACACTTAACCCAACCGCCCCACCAACAGTAATCAACCCTTTCCCCTGCTGTCCAGCCACCCCCAACACCACCACCCACAATCCGGCAATCCAACAACAGCACCCACCGCGATGTCCGGTCGTCCTTTGTGCCTCGTCCTTCCATTTGGTCCTTGCAACGCAGTTTATAGTGGGCGCTTAGGCACACATGTTGTCATCATTGCCATCGCCATGGCCATCATCATCAACATGGTCGTGGGAAGTGGTGCAGTGGGTGGTGCTGTGGGTGGTGCAGGGGGGTCGTTTTGGTGGTCATAGTTGACCCCCAGTTGAGCATGCTCATGAATTTGGGCTGTATGGCAAATGAAGTCGAGCCCCAGCTGGAACCACGAGAAGCGAGAAAAAAGCGACTGCAAATTTACTCAATTTTACCCCGTCGGCATGTGTGTGGGTGGATGGTTTTTGGAAAATTTTGCAAATTTTGTTTGCCAAATtgtgtgcatgtgtgtgtgtggctgtgtgtgggtgtgtgcgGGCAATTTTGTAATTGTTGAACATTTGTCATGGCTGCAAAAATTGGGCCACAATCACAGAGCCATGGAACGAAAGGGAGAGTCTGCAATCACAGCACTGATTTTCCCATTTTGTTCTCGCAGCTTTGGCAAAATAACAAATTACATGGCTTCTTTTTTtcacttaaaaattttaaagaattttttaagGAGTAGAATCAAAATATCTTGCGTTATGAAGTCGCAGCACGCGAATTCTTTAGCATCTTGCGGCAGAGTGCTGGGAAACAATTTCGGGAAACAGTAGTCCTTGGGTGGGGCTATCAAGAGATGTGCAATGCTGCAATTAGGTAAATCATGGTATGCTTTGTAATTTGCCACAGGCAAAACGCACTGAGCCACTGACAGGCAAATTGCGTTCATGGCTTCGGagggacggacggacagatggacggACGGGGCTTCCTGTACGGACAAAAAGTTTCGGCAATGAACTTCCCCGGCTCTACGGCTTAACACATCCGGATGGAGAAGGAGAAGGAGCCCAGGTGTGCTCCGTGCAGAGGgagaaatttaaattaataatatgtGACTCACTCAGAAACTTAGGTATTCTAAGCCTGACATCTatggttttaaaatattttaaaaatacctaGTAAAAATATTATCCTCAAGATTCTGTTCTGTCTCTAAGTTACTTTTAAGAATATGAAATTATATAGTCATCGCTTGGTAAATCTATTAACTTGATTGGTATTAATAAATCAGTTTAGGCCCTAACTAGATATTTAATCAAGTTTATAAAGCTTCCCTAAGTCGAAGCCTCTATTTTAATTGGCCTTAGAGAGTGGAATTAAAGGCCCAATCAATGCTATTACTCGAAGTCTCCTTAACTAGAAtgtcattatttatttatccacAGCTTATCGATGTGTGTTGGCTGACCGCTGTTGTACACTGTAAGTGTGGCGGCAGGTTGCTTAGTAAGAGACGTAGTTTCgatataaaaaattgaaacAGTTGAATGACACATTTTCTTCCCGTGTGGATTTCCCAGACCTGCGATGCCAGTGTGCATGCATGAGCTTTTACAAAGCCTGTGCGGCGCATTGTCCTTGCTTAATTGTCTGCAAGGACAACGGCAGTGGAGGAGCAAAAGGACGAGGTGCAGGAGTCTGAGTCCAAAGAAGTGGACTTGGAGTTGGAGCCAGGTTGACAACAAGAAGTGCCGTCCTGTGGCTTCCCCAGCACAGCAGTTGCATAATTCTCGCCCTCGTCTCCAGCCACATCCTGTCCTCCTTACCGGAGGACCACCGAAGCCACCTGGGCCACCGGAGCCACCTGCGAATAACTCGTGGCCCCTTTTAGAAGGAGATACACATGTTCGCATGTCCTGACATCTACCGGCATCTCCTGGAAAATATCCTGGCATCCAGAGCAGTTGCAACTTCATTTGTGCTCGGCCAACTTGGCAAAACTTTCGAGTGTAAATAATTGTCGGGCACTCGGTGTTTTTGCAAAGAGCTCTCGGCCAGAAAGAAAGAAACTCAACCGCAAAAATTTGCTGCTGGCTCGGTTGCTCGGCATTTATGGTTATTTATATGCTCTATGGGGGATTTTTCCGTGATCCTGCACCCATTCCATTGAAATTGGGACCATTTGCTGCAGCTCCAATTAGTTGTTGTTGAGGATAAGTGTTATCCTTCGGAATGAGTGGGCATTGTGAGTGCTGGCGACATCCGCCGATTAAGAAGACTACTTGCAGGATGAATGTATCCTTAAGATACATTCTTGCGAAGGTTCCTTTGAATGTATATTAATTTCATTTGATTGTTGAGGAACAGTTTATGATCTCACCATGTAACCTCCATCTTACCTCCTTACCTCCTTACTTCCTTAACTACCATTCCAGCTCATTTCACCCACCATCTCATGTGATTTCCGATTGCTGTCGGCTAATCGAGATTGAGAAATAGTTTTCCCATGGCCAAAAGTTTTTCCCCATGGCCATCAATCATTGCGGGCCTTGGAAAAAGGGGAGGAACAGGGGTGAGGTGTATTAATTGCAAGTAAAATCACTTTGAACTTCATTAAAAAGCAACTTAATCAAGTCAAGTCAAGTTGCTTCGAAGTTTTTGCCACCTGAGCTGGAAAACGCCTGTGCACCGGCATTCTGCTGAATTGcctaaaaattattaattagcCGCCACCCCAAGTGCCCCCCGAAAAACGTCTCCCCAACATTTTCCACCAGTTTTTCCAGCCGGGTGGAAAAATACCGGCTAAGAGCTAAGGAACTGTGCCAGCtcttaaatatttcatatttaattGCGCGCGTAAGCAGCACATTTATTGCTACAACCATCCCCTCTTCGCTTTTTTCGCCATCCCCCTTGGGGCACTTACCTGAACCCCCCTAACCCACCTTTTACCACCACCCGTTGAAAATTGGCAACATTAATAAAATTAGACCCGTCTTACCAGGCAAATGGTTAGCCCCCCCcttttttgccattttccaTTTACCATTTTTCACTTGATTTGTGCCCCTCGACGGATCCTTTGTTTTCATAAATGCCCTTTAAAATCTTATTAGCCACGCGCTGATCAAAGAATGGAAAGGTCTTTAAGCGGAGTGGATGCCGGGGGCAAAGTCCACAAAAACCCGAATCCCAAATCCCGCCAGGTGACGCCAGTGTCGCAAACGACACTTTGATGAGGGTTTCGTCCTTGGAGGAGGGAGTCCATTGAATTCGGTTGACTGAAATTCAAGTGGCTTGGGCTTTTGGTTGCTTACATATTCTTGAGGCGTTATAATGGCAAAACAATTAGTCACCTTCGAGGGGAAAGTGTGCAAGGCATTGAGTggtaaattttataaaaaaaaagagttgTCACTTTGGTTTTACATCAAACGATAACGtaaaacgcgaattcttgagGATATAAAATTAATAAGAAAAATTCTTCCCAAATTAGTATGTGATTTATTGGTTAAGTTTAGTTTTCGGGCATCCATCCATTCCATTTCACTATTGGGTTGTTTGATCCGGAGGTTCCTTGCTTTTAGAAATCCTTCAGGTCCTCCATCTCCTTATCCAGCACACCAATGCCAGAATCCTGAAGGACACTTTGCTGTCGGCACTGAAGAGATGAATTCAAGAATCCTTTCTTCCAGCCTAGTACCCAGAATCATACCCTTAGGATCTAGTAAGAGTATTACCCTGGCTACTAAACCGGAACAGAGGACCCTTGAAATCATCTCCCCACCGTCGACTGTCGTCCTTCAAGCCGTGTGAAATTTTTCATCCGTATCCAAAGAACAAACACAAAAGTTACTCAACCAGAATCCTGCGATTTTTTGGAGGATTGCATGCTGGTCCCCGACGAAAACAGGGATCTGGTATTTAGTCTTATGGTACTGGCATTCATGTCAGAGTTCTGCGACATCCTTTCGTGATTCTTGTCCTATGAACTATGCTTCGAGTCGACCCATCTAATCCGGCGGAGGTGGTCGGCATTATTGAATGGATCGGGGCTAAGGACAAGACCAAGATGATTCAAGATGCGACAATAATGGAGAAATCTACCTACTTGCACGTGGAGAATTTtcacaattttttttcaaatgaCAACTAAATTCAAAGGAATACTGGCTCTCCGAATTTTGCAATGACTAAAATAAACTGAATGTCAAATCGAAGTACAACAGGTTTGACATATAATGCAAAGAGCTCTTCGAACTATACTTCCTTTTGAAAATTTGTAAGCAAATACTCGTATGTGCTAagtgaaataaatataaacaaaacaaaataaatatttattcatgcgaattacaataaaatatccttttggaaaatttgaattttttttccaTTGGTTTTGTATaacttccatttttaattaaaatttgttgaTTTGCCGGAGTGTTGTTAATTTCTTATTGTTTAATTTGGTTTCAGGTGCAAAccattatttatttcaaaagTTCTTAAACCAAGATTTCTTCAGCCGGTTGACCCAGAACATTAATTTTTGC harbors:
- the LOC108016719 gene encoding uncharacterized protein, encoding MLHSSYNRAPRRKLIPNLFSNILQVIADADHPLTEPEIIEAVADRLDRSDEELKRQITVSLHDALIYGYLRVKNYRYSIVPSRLDPDDHPHQQPVHHEPSSSITATAEHHRVQDRISSGTSHSPSHDRNQEAPSPSKNPQAVKKVTAEPEKQTN